Proteins from a single region of Caloramator sp. E03:
- a CDS encoding UDP-N-acetylglucosamine 1-carboxyvinyltransferase, with translation MEKFLIEGGKRLSGSVTISGAKNAAVAILPAVILCDEGVCKIDNLPQIEDIYCLEKILTDLGAKIEKESKDCISIDCTGINSYIATGDDVKKMRASYYLIGALLGKYGKAEVYFPGGCSIGVRPIDQHIKGFEALGAKVTVEHGIIKVNSEEGLKGANIYLDVVSVGATINIMLAACRAKGVTIIENAAKEPHVVDVANFLNAMGANIKGAGTDVIKITGVNYLKGCDYSVVPDQIEAGTYMIAAAATRGDVTLINVIPKHLEAITAKLIEMGVDIEEGEDTIRVSCNRRTRGVNIKTLPYPGFPTDLQQPLSVLLAVSEGRSIITENIWEARFKHVDELKRMGANIKVEGKIALIEGVDKLTGADVVATDLRAGAAMIVAGLVAEGCTTVSSIRHIDRGYENIENKLSGLGANIKRIKTEEKEFECD, from the coding sequence ATGGAGAAATTTTTAATAGAAGGTGGCAAAAGGCTTTCTGGAAGTGTTACTATAAGTGGTGCAAAAAATGCAGCAGTTGCTATATTACCTGCTGTTATATTATGCGATGAAGGTGTATGTAAAATAGATAATCTTCCACAAATTGAGGATATATACTGTCTTGAAAAAATATTAACAGATCTTGGAGCAAAAATTGAAAAAGAAAGTAAAGATTGCATTAGCATTGATTGTACAGGAATTAATTCCTATATTGCTACAGGCGATGACGTTAAGAAAATGAGGGCATCCTATTATTTGATAGGAGCACTTCTTGGGAAATACGGTAAAGCTGAAGTGTATTTTCCAGGGGGATGTTCTATTGGTGTAAGACCAATAGATCAGCACATTAAAGGCTTTGAAGCACTTGGAGCAAAGGTTACGGTAGAACATGGAATAATAAAAGTAAATTCAGAAGAAGGCCTTAAAGGGGCTAATATATATCTTGATGTTGTAAGTGTAGGTGCAACAATTAATATAATGCTTGCAGCATGCAGAGCAAAGGGAGTAACTATAATTGAGAATGCGGCTAAAGAGCCTCATGTAGTTGATGTTGCAAACTTTTTGAATGCAATGGGAGCAAATATTAAAGGTGCTGGTACGGATGTTATAAAGATTACAGGTGTAAACTATTTAAAAGGTTGTGACTATTCAGTTGTACCAGATCAGATTGAGGCTGGGACATACATGATTGCAGCGGCGGCAACAAGGGGGGATGTTACTCTTATAAATGTTATTCCAAAGCACCTTGAAGCTATTACTGCAAAGCTTATTGAAATGGGAGTAGATATTGAAGAAGGAGAGGATACTATTAGGGTATCCTGCAATAGAAGAACCAGAGGAGTTAATATTAAAACTCTTCCCTATCCAGGATTTCCAACGGATTTACAACAGCCATTATCTGTACTTTTGGCAGTTTCTGAGGGGAGGAGTATTATTACTGAGAATATATGGGAAGCAAGATTTAAACATGTAGATGAGCTTAAAAGGATGGGAGCCAATATTAAGGTTGAAGGTAAAATAGCATTAATCGAAGGTGTTGATAAACTAACAGGTGCGGATGTTGTAGCAACTGACCTTAGAGCAGGGGCTGCTATGATTGTAGCGGGACTTGTTGCTGAAGGATGTACGACTGTATCAAGTATAAGACATATAGATAGAGGATATGAAAATATAGAAAATAAACTTTCAGGGCTTGGAGCTAACATAAAGAGAATAAAAACTGAAGAAAAAGAATTTGAATGTGATTAA
- a CDS encoding MBL fold metallo-hydrolase, which translates to MEFCSIYSGSSGNCLYVASDRTKILVDAGLTGKKIQEGLKEIGINSCDIDAIVITHEHDDHIKSAGILSRRFNIPIYANTNTWEAMIDKIGEVKKENIKIFEDYNPFEIGDIFVIPYKIPHDAAKPCGYSFVNGKRKISIATDIGYVSETVKENIKDSDLILLEANHDVEMLKVGPYPYHLKLRILSDKGHLSNEAAGEAIVDILNSKIKKVILGHLSKTNNYPQLALRTVLSILEMNNIRDGRDVDIDIALRDKVGRLQVIK; encoded by the coding sequence ATGGAGTTTTGTTCAATATATAGCGGAAGTAGCGGCAACTGTTTATATGTAGCATCAGACAGGACAAAAATCCTTGTAGATGCTGGGCTTACGGGCAAAAAAATACAAGAAGGTCTAAAGGAAATAGGCATAAACTCTTGTGACATAGATGCAATTGTTATTACTCATGAGCATGATGACCATATAAAATCAGCTGGAATTTTATCAAGAAGGTTTAATATTCCCATATATGCTAATACTAATACATGGGAAGCAATGATAGATAAAATAGGAGAGGTTAAAAAGGAGAACATAAAGATATTCGAGGATTACAATCCCTTTGAGATTGGGGATATTTTTGTAATACCTTATAAGATACCTCATGATGCTGCAAAACCCTGTGGTTATAGTTTTGTAAATGGTAAGAGAAAGATTTCAATTGCAACGGATATTGGTTATGTAAGTGAAACTGTAAAAGAAAATATTAAGGATTCAGATCTTATACTTTTAGAAGCTAATCATGATGTTGAAATGTTAAAGGTAGGACCTTATCCTTATCATTTAAAACTTAGAATTTTAAGTGATAAGGGACATCTTTCTAATGAGGCAGCAGGTGAAGCAATAGTTGATATACTAAATAGCAAAATAAAGAAAGTTATTCTTGGACATTTAAGTAAAACAAATAACTATCCTCAACTTGCTTTAAGAACTGTATTATCGATTCTTGAAATGAACAATATAAGGGATGGCAGGGATGTTGATATTGATATAGCATTAAGGGATAAGGTGGGTAGGCTTCAAGTAATAAAATAG
- a CDS encoding S1C family serine protease has translation MNSNEFNRKKPSLFGYFLAAFFGAIIGSFLLLIFGPETIFGNLKTQVQQSPQTQIKVEEKEPEVVNANENGSIKYAASRIIPSVVGIVTTKTQANYFTKPKTIQGVGSGVIIDSQGYIITNNHVAGLNAKNILVLLSDGREATGRTVWADPILDLSIIKIDSDNLTSAVLGDSKSVSIGDQAIAVGNPLGLRFQRTVTAGIISAINRTIQMDEGYFMEDLIQTDASINPGNSGGPLVNSKGEVIGINTVKVSTAEGIGFAVPINIIKPVIKSIKDKGYFITPTLGIKGFDREIAAYYGYIIQKGVYVFDVTPNGPADNANIREGDIILSVNEEEINSMLDLKEAIYKAGAEGTVVIELKTPVGEKTVSTTLQKASSY, from the coding sequence ATGAATTCCAATGAGTTTAATAGGAAGAAACCGTCCTTGTTTGGATATTTTTTGGCTGCGTTTTTTGGAGCCATAATAGGTAGCTTTCTTCTTCTTATTTTTGGACCTGAAACTATATTTGGGAATTTAAAGACACAGGTGCAGCAGAGCCCTCAAACACAAATAAAAGTTGAAGAAAAAGAGCCAGAGGTTGTTAATGCAAATGAAAATGGTAGTATAAAATATGCTGCTTCAAGGATAATTCCTTCAGTTGTTGGTATTGTTACAACTAAAACCCAGGCTAATTATTTTACAAAGCCAAAGACTATACAAGGAGTTGGTTCCGGAGTTATTATTGATAGTCAGGGATATATTATTACCAATAATCATGTTGCAGGTCTTAATGCAAAAAATATATTAGTTCTTTTATCAGATGGACGTGAAGCTACAGGGAGAACAGTATGGGCAGATCCAATACTTGACCTTTCTATAATCAAAATAGATTCTGATAACTTAACTTCTGCTGTATTAGGAGATTCTAAATCAGTTAGTATAGGAGATCAGGCTATAGCAGTTGGTAACCCTTTGGGACTTAGATTTCAAAGAACTGTAACAGCTGGGATAATAAGTGCAATAAATAGAACTATTCAGATGGATGAAGGATATTTTATGGAGGATCTTATACAAACAGATGCTTCAATTAATCCTGGAAATAGTGGAGGACCTCTTGTAAACAGTAAGGGCGAAGTTATAGGAATAAATACTGTAAAGGTAAGCACTGCTGAAGGTATAGGTTTTGCTGTTCCGATAAATATAATAAAGCCTGTTATAAAAAGCATCAAAGATAAAGGGTACTTTATAACTCCTACTCTTGGAATTAAGGGATTTGATAGAGAAATAGCAGCTTACTATGGTTATATTATTCAAAAAGGAGTCTATGTATTTGATGTGACTCCTAATGGCCCTGCTGATAATGCAAACATTAGGGAAGGAGATATAATATTATCTGTAAACGAAGAAGAAATAAATTCTATGCTTGATTTAAAAGAAGCAATATATAAGGCAGGAGCGGAGGGTACAGTAGTGATAGAGTTGAAAACACCAGTTGGAGAAAAAACTGTTAGCACGACTTTACAAAAAGCAAGTAGCTATTGA
- the rlmH gene encoding 23S rRNA (pseudouridine(1915)-N(3))-methyltransferase RlmH yields MNIKIIGVGKIKEKYLKDGIDEYLKRLSRYCNIEIIEVPDEKAPENLSTKEEEQVKTKEGQGILKYIKDNMYVIALDLKGTMLSSEGFADFINDLGLKGSSNISFIIGGSLGLSKEVLQRADYKLSFSKMTFPHQLMRLILLEQIYRGFRIISGEPYHK; encoded by the coding sequence ATGAATATAAAAATAATAGGTGTTGGGAAGATAAAAGAAAAATATTTAAAAGATGGCATAGATGAATATTTAAAGAGGTTATCAAGATATTGCAATATAGAAATAATCGAAGTTCCTGATGAAAAAGCTCCTGAAAATCTATCAACAAAAGAAGAAGAACAGGTGAAAACTAAAGAAGGACAAGGTATTTTAAAATACATAAAGGACAACATGTATGTAATAGCCCTTGATTTAAAGGGGACTATGTTATCTTCTGAAGGTTTTGCTGATTTCATTAATGACTTAGGATTAAAAGGCAGCAGCAACATTTCTTTCATAATAGGTGGATCCCTTGGACTTTCAAAAGAAGTTTTGCAAAGAGCCGATTATAAGCTCTCCTTTTCAAAGATGACCTTCCCCCATCAGCTTATGAGACTAATACTCCTTGAACAAATTTACAGGGGATTTAGAATAATTAGTGGTGAGCCGTATCATAAGTGA
- a CDS encoding PH domain-containing protein, whose amino-acid sequence MAAEINPILSWTLISECPIPDDVKDILIDGEEAIAAYKTFRDSAIFTNKRLIVRDAQGLTGKKVEIYSLPYSSINMWSTENAGKFLDFNAEVELWTRAGHIKINLQKGVDIRKFDKLIANALLK is encoded by the coding sequence ATGGCAGCAGAAATAAACCCAATTTTGTCATGGACATTAATAAGTGAATGCCCTATTCCAGATGATGTAAAGGATATATTAATAGATGGTGAAGAAGCAATAGCAGCGTATAAAACATTTCGTGATAGTGCAATTTTCACGAATAAAAGACTAATTGTAAGAGATGCACAAGGATTAACAGGTAAAAAGGTAGAAATATATTCATTACCATACTCATCTATAAATATGTGGTCAACTGAAAATGCTGGAAAATTTTTAGACTTTAATGCTGAAGTAGAGCTTTGGACAAGAGCAGGACATATTAAAATTAATTTACAAAAAGGTGTTGACATAAGAAAGTTTGATAAATTGATTGCTAATGCATTGTTAAAATAA
- a CDS encoding DEAD/DEAH box helicase, producing the protein MAAIQLKQFQLDAIAELHKAVSGDKRNIILKSGTGSGKTVILSHFINEFLLENPGYVALWFCPGKGNLEEQSKKKMEKYIPNASTCNLQDVLTARGFQEGDTVFVNWELVTKAGNRALMDGEHINLFDAADKAHDNGLKFIVIIDEEHLNKTVKAYDVVELFKPDKIIRASATPEKDPNANYVVIPEERVIATGLIKKLIIINEGIEEGISLEHQVTYLLGLALKKHEQLREAFISVGSVVNPLIVIQIPNKSESLIDSVEEYLENKGITYFNKQLAVWLADKKENLDGIEDNTSPVKAIIIKQAVATGWDCPRAHILVKLRENMSETFEIQTIGRIRRMPEAMHYENTLLDNCYLYTFDEKFKEGVKLHLGNGAQDAKTLMLKSSYRNIKLKKKKISVLTTEVSPKMALEAFLAFLKKNYYLKPNKFDENKKLLNSYKYDMDNEIKIHTYQGIASSVNKKELVHLNQVTIKMLLDTHEHGRSFHHSIGEIGRSIGLTYDSVSNIIRKLFCTEPAYKDKLLSLSPKDLYSFVINNDKRLSEDFKIAISSNEYTQQLSMVENSITEDYYIPREYLFTYDAKQRHSVIYEKNVYDGYLSSASPRSTGEKMFEQYCEDSEAVDWFFKNGDKGNEYFSIVYTDNAGKSRHFYPDYVLGVGDDIWVVEVKGGESSSGQSEDIDPFTEKKMDAMTAYAADNNIKCGVVRLNKHDMRLYITTTKYVEDMDNECWMPLKDVIKKQ; encoded by the coding sequence ATGGCTGCAATACAGCTTAAACAATTCCAGCTTGATGCCATTGCAGAACTTCACAAAGCTGTTTCTGGTGATAAACGAAATATTATACTAAAGAGTGGTACAGGTTCTGGGAAAACAGTTATTCTCTCTCATTTTATAAATGAATTCCTTTTAGAAAATCCGGGATATGTAGCCCTCTGGTTCTGCCCTGGTAAAGGCAATCTTGAAGAACAGAGTAAAAAGAAAATGGAAAAATACATTCCAAATGCCTCTACATGTAATCTTCAGGATGTTCTTACCGCAAGAGGATTTCAAGAAGGCGATACAGTATTTGTAAACTGGGAACTGGTAACAAAGGCAGGAAATCGTGCCTTAATGGATGGGGAACATATAAACTTGTTTGACGCTGCAGACAAAGCCCATGATAATGGTTTAAAATTTATTGTTATAATTGATGAGGAACACCTGAACAAAACCGTAAAGGCATATGACGTAGTCGAACTTTTTAAACCTGACAAAATTATCAGAGCTTCTGCTACACCTGAAAAAGATCCTAACGCAAACTATGTAGTAATACCAGAGGAACGCGTAATAGCTACAGGACTTATAAAAAAGTTAATTATAATTAATGAAGGAATTGAAGAAGGCATAAGTCTTGAACATCAAGTTACCTATCTTCTCGGACTTGCACTAAAAAAACATGAGCAGTTACGTGAAGCCTTTATTTCTGTTGGAAGTGTAGTTAACCCACTGATTGTAATACAAATTCCTAACAAATCTGAAAGCCTTATAGATTCGGTTGAAGAGTATCTTGAAAATAAAGGAATAACTTATTTTAACAAACAACTTGCCGTATGGCTTGCCGACAAAAAAGAAAACCTTGATGGAATAGAAGATAATACTTCGCCTGTAAAAGCCATTATAATAAAACAAGCTGTTGCTACAGGCTGGGACTGTCCAAGAGCACATATTCTTGTTAAACTCCGCGAAAATATGTCAGAAACCTTTGAAATACAGACCATTGGACGTATAAGGCGTATGCCTGAAGCAATGCACTATGAAAATACTCTCCTCGATAATTGTTATCTATATACATTTGATGAAAAGTTTAAAGAAGGTGTTAAGCTACATTTAGGCAATGGTGCACAAGATGCGAAGACCTTAATGCTAAAAAGCAGTTATAGAAATATTAAGCTAAAAAAGAAAAAAATATCGGTTTTGACAACAGAAGTAAGCCCCAAGATGGCATTGGAAGCCTTTCTTGCTTTCTTAAAAAAGAACTATTATCTAAAGCCTAATAAATTTGATGAAAACAAGAAACTTCTTAACTCATATAAATATGATATGGACAATGAAATTAAAATCCATACATACCAAGGTATAGCTTCCAGTGTTAATAAAAAAGAATTAGTCCATTTAAATCAGGTAACAATAAAGATGCTTTTGGATACCCATGAACACGGTCGTTCATTTCATCATTCTATTGGTGAAATAGGACGCAGTATTGGCTTGACTTATGATAGTGTATCCAATATTATAAGAAAATTATTCTGCACAGAGCCTGCTTATAAAGACAAGCTGCTTTCTTTATCCCCAAAGGACTTATATTCCTTTGTAATTAATAATGATAAAAGACTATCTGAAGACTTTAAAATAGCTATTTCATCAAACGAATATACTCAACAGTTATCAATGGTAGAAAACAGCATTACAGAAGATTATTATATCCCAAGAGAATACCTATTTACCTATGATGCTAAACAGCGGCATTCAGTTATCTATGAAAAGAATGTATATGACGGATATTTGTCTTCTGCTTCTCCACGCTCAACTGGCGAGAAAATGTTTGAGCAATATTGTGAGGATTCGGAGGCAGTTGACTGGTTTTTCAAGAATGGAGACAAAGGCAATGAATACTTCTCTATTGTATATACCGACAATGCAGGTAAGAGCCGACATTTCTACCCTGATTATGTTCTCGGTGTTGGAGATGATATTTGGGTTGTGGAAGTTAAAGGAGGAGAATCTTCTTCCGGGCAAAGCGAAGATATAGATCCATTTACAGAAAAGAAAATGGATGCAATGACAGCCTATGCAGCCGACAATAATATTAAATGTGGAGTTGTTCGTCTTAATAAACACGATATGCGCCTTTATATAACTACTACAAAATATGTTGAAGATATGGATAATGAATGTTGGATGCCCCTTAAAGATGTAATTAAAAAGCAGTAG
- a CDS encoding site-specific DNA-methyltransferase, with translation MSVNISKIRREQLLQKIEEIRLHLLKNAPNPQLEDYLLELASEIKNRKFGLVFEKHREKIDDLMLTHLPVLTEDKKLTIENGGQWNFLIEGDNLPALQLLTKTHKGKVSVILIDPPYNRGENDFLYDDNYIDKNDNFRHSKWLSFMEKRLLVSKELLEPSGVIFIHIDENEFAPLKLLCDEIFGETNFIGAFIWKSRSGKGGTNAKIANEHEYIYCYAKDINNVSIKPVIKIGNARKEQLRQWGQEVLREDRPYMFYPILYNKKKKLIRTIPQEEFINIYDKSNNSFNDDYLLQLKKKYEEDGWVFILPIRKEGYGRWRVGRETIIELIQNGMISIEIDKNQYKVYRLYPEGNVTKSAIGSLIEGKGTASNGTKELKEIFEEKVFDTTKPIETEKFLIDLILYNKPNSIVLDFFAGSGTSGIATMSLNKADNGNRRFILVTNNENNICRNVTYERLKRVIEKENYQASLKYYRVDFINTEGKVYYEYANELLKHIRELVQLENGVDLNSNEEFAIVLTDGEMDKFVENLPKRSKPCRKLYVGHDVLPDPERERELMRNGIEIVRIPDYYYSERRG, from the coding sequence ATGTCTGTAAATATATCAAAGATACGTAGAGAGCAACTGCTCCAAAAAATAGAAGAAATACGCCTGCATTTACTAAAAAACGCTCCAAATCCGCAGCTGGAAGACTATCTTTTAGAATTAGCTTCTGAAATTAAAAATCGCAAATTTGGACTTGTATTTGAAAAACATAGAGAAAAAATAGATGACCTTATGCTTACACACCTGCCTGTTTTAACTGAAGATAAAAAATTAACTATAGAAAACGGAGGGCAATGGAATTTCCTTATTGAAGGGGATAATCTGCCTGCGTTGCAGTTATTAACAAAAACTCATAAGGGAAAAGTTTCCGTAATATTAATAGATCCTCCCTATAATAGAGGAGAAAATGATTTTTTGTATGACGATAACTATATTGATAAAAATGACAATTTTCGACATTCAAAATGGTTATCTTTTATGGAAAAACGTTTATTAGTATCAAAGGAATTACTTGAACCTTCAGGGGTTATTTTTATACATATAGATGAAAATGAATTTGCTCCTCTTAAACTATTATGCGATGAAATATTTGGTGAAACTAATTTTATTGGGGCTTTTATTTGGAAAAGTAGAAGTGGTAAAGGTGGAACTAATGCAAAAATTGCTAATGAACATGAATATATATATTGCTACGCAAAAGATATTAATAATGTAAGTATTAAGCCAGTTATAAAAATAGGTAATGCCAGAAAAGAACAATTAAGGCAATGGGGTCAAGAAGTTTTGAGAGAAGATAGACCTTATATGTTTTATCCTATTTTATACAATAAGAAAAAAAAATTAATAAGAACAATTCCACAGGAGGAATTTATAAATATATACGATAAATCTAATAATAGTTTTAATGATGATTATTTATTGCAATTAAAGAAAAAGTACGAAGAAGACGGCTGGGTATTTATTTTGCCTATCAGGAAAGAAGGATACGGAAGATGGAGAGTTGGAAGGGAAACAATAATTGAACTCATTCAAAATGGAATGATTTCTATAGAGATAGATAAAAATCAATATAAAGTTTACCGACTTTACCCTGAAGGAAATGTCACTAAATCAGCAATAGGTTCTTTAATAGAAGGAAAAGGAACTGCTTCAAATGGAACAAAAGAGCTCAAGGAGATTTTTGAAGAAAAGGTTTTTGATACAACAAAACCTATTGAAACTGAAAAATTTTTAATTGATTTAATTTTATATAATAAACCAAATAGTATTGTATTAGATTTCTTTGCTGGTTCAGGGACATCTGGAATAGCAACTATGTCTTTAAATAAAGCTGATAACGGCAATCGCCGCTTTATTCTTGTAACTAACAATGAAAACAATATATGCCGTAACGTTACTTATGAACGTCTAAAGCGTGTAATAGAAAAGGAAAACTACCAAGCAAGCCTAAAATACTACCGGGTAGACTTTATTAATACCGAAGGTAAGGTTTATTATGAATATGCTAATGAACTTCTAAAACATATACGGGAGCTTGTGCAGCTGGAAAACGGTGTTGATTTAAACAGTAATGAAGAATTTGCCATTGTATTGACTGACGGAGAGATGGATAAATTTGTAGAAAACTTGCCAAAACGTAGCAAACCATGCAGAAAACTATATGTTGGACATGATGTCCTTCCTGACCCGGAACGCGAAAGGGAACTTATGCGAAATGGCATTGAAATAGTAAGAATTCCCGATTATTATTATTCAGAGAGGAGGGGATAA
- a CDS encoding TOTE conflict system archaeo-eukaryotic primase domain-containing protein has product MKEEIIEKIYVLYVTDRNKYLILHSQGWYETIIYKPMTQEEKKQRRRELYQKKKELAAMGFREPSMFIEKRPKPLLPYLLEAHLDGRLTIGVFGNINSTKFICFDIDFKKPQKAKEAVYKLIEAIEQFGIPRDYIYVSSSGNKGYHFVKYTYEREYKLIGTQEAKISQEEVESILALKQYFL; this is encoded by the coding sequence ATGAAAGAAGAAATTATAGAAAAAATATATGTTTTGTATGTTACTGATAGAAATAAGTATTTAATTCTACATTCGCAAGGTTGGTATGAAACGATAATATACAAACCAATGACACAAGAAGAAAAGAAACAACGTAGGCGGGAACTGTATCAGAAAAAGAAGGAATTGGCAGCTATGGGATTTAGGGAACCGTCAATGTTTATAGAAAAACGTCCTAAACCACTTTTGCCATATTTGCTTGAGGCTCATCTTGATGGTAGGCTAACCATTGGTGTATTTGGTAATATTAACAGCACAAAGTTCATATGTTTTGATATTGATTTTAAAAAGCCACAAAAGGCAAAGGAAGCAGTATATAAGTTAATAGAAGCAATAGAACAGTTTGGTATTCCAAGAGATTATATTTATGTAAGTAGCAGTGGGAATAAAGGGTATCATTTTGTAAAATACACATATGAAAGAGAGTATAAACTCATAGGTACACAAGAAGCTAAAATAAGCCAAGAAGAAGTTGAGAGCATACTTGCATTAAAACAGTATTTTCTATAG
- a CDS encoding IclR family transcriptional regulator: MAKEAESNVQSVERAILILEKLSEEKKGCGVTKISKDIGLSKSTVHRLLLTLMNKGYVEKEIDSDNYRLGKRILYLANSILDSLDIGNISRPYLKKLAELTDQVVHLAVLDGDKAIYIDKVESHSNKRSVRMNSQIGKRIPLYCTAVGKVLLWDFDENFIKALIKEKDMIKYTQNTITNIDGLINELKKSKERGYAVDEVEFEEGIRCIAAPIYNREGKVEAAVSISGLTIHMTDDKIKEIKGILIQITEEISYQLGYIKK; the protein is encoded by the coding sequence ATGGCAAAGGAAGCAGAAAGCAATGTACAATCAGTTGAAAGAGCAATATTAATTTTAGAAAAGCTCTCTGAGGAGAAAAAAGGATGTGGAGTAACTAAAATATCAAAGGACATTGGTCTTAGTAAGAGTACAGTTCATAGATTGCTTTTAACTTTAATGAATAAAGGATATGTTGAAAAGGAAATTGATAGCGATAATTATAGACTAGGGAAAAGAATTTTATATCTTGCAAACTCAATACTTGATAGCCTTGATATAGGAAATATATCAAGACCATATTTAAAGAAACTTGCAGAGCTAACTGATCAGGTTGTACATCTTGCTGTGCTTGATGGAGATAAAGCAATATATATTGATAAAGTTGAAAGCCACAGCAACAAAAGAAGTGTTAGGATGAATTCACAGATAGGAAAAAGAATTCCCCTCTACTGTACAGCAGTTGGCAAGGTTCTTTTATGGGATTTTGATGAAAACTTTATAAAAGCGTTAATAAAAGAAAAAGATATGATTAAGTATACACAAAATACAATAACGAATATTGATGGACTAATTAATGAATTAAAAAAATCAAAGGAAAGAGGTTATGCTGTTGATGAGGTTGAATTTGAAGAAGGAATAAGGTGTATTGCAGCACCTATATATAATAGAGAAGGAAAAGTAGAAGCTGCAGTAAGTATATCGGGCCTTACTATACATATGACTGATGATAAAATAAAAGAGATAAAGGGAATATTAATTCAAATAACAGAGGAAATTTCATACCAGTTAGGATATATAAAAAAATAA
- a CDS encoding bifunctional 4-hydroxy-2-oxoglutarate aldolase/2-dehydro-3-deoxy-phosphogluconate aldolase, translating to MKRIETIKKIVDSGVVAVIRAESKEQGIKIVDAVKKGGINILEVTMTVPGAVDIIKELSQVYKDDDVVIGAGTVLDPETARACILAGAKYIVSPSLNPDTIKLCNRYRVPVMPGVMTVRDAIEALELGAEILKVFPGSAFGPSIIKDFKGPLPQGNFMPTGGVDLNNVEEWIKAGAIAVGTGSSLTKGAKSGDYELVTKTAQQFVEAVKKARQK from the coding sequence ATGAAAAGGATTGAAACTATTAAAAAAATAGTGGATAGCGGTGTAGTTGCTGTTATAAGGGCAGAGTCTAAAGAACAGGGAATAAAAATAGTTGATGCTGTTAAAAAAGGCGGAATAAATATTCTTGAAGTTACTATGACAGTTCCAGGTGCTGTTGATATTATAAAAGAGCTTTCACAGGTATATAAAGATGATGATGTTGTAATAGGTGCAGGGACAGTACTTGATCCTGAAACAGCAAGGGCTTGTATATTAGCAGGTGCAAAATATATCGTAAGCCCAAGTTTAAATCCTGATACTATTAAATTATGTAACAGATATAGAGTTCCTGTCATGCCAGGGGTTATGACTGTAAGGGATGCTATTGAAGCTTTAGAGCTAGGAGCTGAAATTTTAAAGGTATTTCCAGGAAGTGCTTTTGGGCCTTCAATAATTAAAGATTTTAAAGGACCTCTTCCACAGGGAAACTTTATGCCAACAGGAGGAGTAGACTTAAACAATGTTGAGGAATGGATTAAAGCTGGAGCTATTGCAGTAGGCACAGGAAGCAGCCTTACAAAGGGAGCAAAAAGTGGAGACTATGAACTTGTAACAAAAACAGCACAGCAATTCGTAGAAGCTGTGAAAAAGGCAAGACAAAAATAA